The genomic window CGGCAAACGAGACAGAGATGATGGACCAAACGTCGGGGTCCAATGAAAACAGCAGGCTCAACGCCTGCTGTAACAGTACTAGCCAGCCGTCGTTCATTCGCTATAGGTTGCCTTGAACAGTTGCTCACCTTCAACTTTGAAGTTGTTGATCATGCTTTGGCCTTCCTTGCTGATTAACCAATCGCTGAACGCTTTAGCGCCCTTGTGGTTCAGATCTGGATATTTAGCAGGGCTGATAAGGATAACTTGGTATGGGTTCGCTAGGGTTTTGCCACCATCGAAATCCACGCCCAAATCGAGCTTAGTCTTGTAAGCCACAAATGTACCACGATCCGCTAGGGTATAACCTTGTAACTCATTTGCCATCAGTAGGGTTTTACCCATGCCTTGGCCTACCGAGGTATAGCCTTTGAAATCGGGCGTCACACCCGCAGCTTTCCATACTTCTAACTCTTTGATATGGGTGCCAGAGTTGTCACCACGGGAAACGAAAGGTAAACCTGATTTGGCGATTTTAGTAAAAGCTTCTTCGGCGGTTTTGCTATCACGTAGTTTCGCTGGGTCGTTTTTAGGACCTAAGACAACGAAATCGTTTTCCATGATGCCACGGGGCTCAACACCAAAACCATCGGCAACAAATTTTGCCTCGGCACTTGGGGCATGGGTCATCACGAGATCCACATCGCCTTGCTCACCCAGTTTCAGGGCTTTACCTGTACCCGTGGCGATAACTTGGACTTTATAACCTGATTCACTCTCGAACTTAGGCAGGAGTTCTTTTAACAAACCTGAGTTTTCGGTACTTGTGGTGGTCGCTAGTTTAATGACTTCAGCAGATTGAGCGGGTAAAACGGTGAGCATGCTGGCAGCAATAACTAGGCTCAGTAATGACTTCATATGGGATTTCATGTTTAGCATGGATACTCCTTGGCGAAAAATAGGGTTCCGACTCAAATGCCTACTGAGCGGAGGGGTAAATTGTAATGCGTTCGATTGAAAGCAATTTAGATGCCAAGCCGATAATTGCCCTTTTCCCTTCACAGGCTGATCTAAACTGTGAGCTTGATCTCAGGCTCAACAAATAGTCCGCAGACAAATTGTCTCAGCGCACGCTTCTCATGGTTCATAGTGACCTATTAACCGAGTTTCAATGCTAGAATTGCTCGCAATTGAGTCAAAATGTCCAGAAGTGATCACTATGAGCCAGATAGATAACAACCTCAAGCCCCTTCCTTCGGCCGTTTCAGTGCTTATCGTCGACGATGAGCCCGGAATGCGTAGTTTTTTAAATAAGGCATTGTCTAAGAAATTCGCCTTAGTTGAAACCGCTGGCAGCATTGAAGATGCGGAGCAGTTGCGTAGCCGGTGCCACTTTGACCTATTGATTGTCGATATTCGTCTACCGGGCCGCTCTGGGATCGAATGGCATGAAGCCTTAGATGAGCAGGGGCGCCGTTCGGATATTATTTTTATGACGGGTTATGCGGATATGGAAGTGGCAATTACCGCCCTTCGCGCCGGGGCTTCTGATTTTATTATGAAGCCTTTCCACCTTGAGCAGATGATGTCGGCGGTTGACCGTTGTATCGAGCGCCGTTTGCTTAAGCGTGAAAACCTGATGCTGCGCCGCGAGGTCTCTATCGGTTATTCCTCGACCATTATTGGCAGCAGCGAGGCCATGAAGTCGGTCAAACATATTATCGAGCGGGTGGCGCCGACCAATGCCGTCGTGCTTATTCAGGGTGAATCCGGTACGGGTAAAGAATTGGTCGCAAGACAATTGCATTTACTCAGTGGCCGTCAGGGACCATTTGTGCCCGTCAATTGTGGATCCATCGCCCCTGAGTTACTCGAGAGCGAGTTATTTGGTCATACGGCTGGGGCATTTACCGGGGCGAAAGGCAATCGTGAAGGGTTATTTAGTTTTGCCTCCGGTGGCACTATTTTCCTCGATGAAATCGGCGAGATGCCACTGAAAATGCAAACGGCTCTACTCCGAGTATTGGAGCAGAAGGCGATTCGGCCCGTGGGCAGCGAGAAGGAAGTCAATATTGATGTCCGCGTGATTGCCGCGACTAATCGTACACTTGTCGAGGAAGTCGAAGCGGGAAATTTCCGCCGTGATCTATATTACCGATTGAATGTGTTGGATATTTTAATTCCTCCCCTGCGCGAGCGCCCTGAGGATGTGGTGGAACTGACCCATCATTTTACTCGGCAATTGGCCGCCGATTTGGGCGTGAGGGAAGTCGTGTGGAGCCATGAGGATATGGTGAAATTACAACAGCATGAGTGGCCAGGAAATATCCGTGAGCTGCGAAATATGATTGAGCGCTGTATTTTACTCGGCAAGCCCCCGGCGGAATATTGGAAACAGCAGATTAAGAGCGAGTCCTTATCGTCCCAGGGTTACCCCCTTGATTGGCCATTAAAAGAGGTTGAAAAACATCATGTTACTAGTGTTGTCGACCTGCACTCTGGTAATAAATCAGCCGCCGCACGTGACCTAGGCGTATCCCGTAAGACCTTAGATCGCAAATATAAAGAGTGGTTTGACTTCAGCGGCGAACAGGAGTCTTAGGGTGTCATTTTTCACTCACTTTTTTGGTGTCAGTTGGCAGCAAATGCAGGCCAAGGTGCGCTATCGCATATTAATCCTAACTTTACTGCCCATTCTGCTGACCTTAGTGAGTTTAGTGTTTATCACTATCTACTGGAATATCAGCTACACAGGTAAACAGCTGTTTATGAAGGTCAAGGCCGACCTCGCCGTGGCCGAAAATACCCTGCAGCAAGTGCAAGTCCGCCAAGAAAAACAGCTTGAGCGGGTGATGACGTCGTGGACCTTTCAGAATGACTTTCGACCCATCTTAGGGGGAGCCTTGGCCCATAGGGCGAGTATCGATGCCTTCCTGCAGGAGCAGAAAATGCTGCTCAATCTCGATTATTTGCGTTTAGTCAGTGTAGATGAAGCGGCGGCGGACCCAGATTTACGGCTGATATTGCCTAAGATGGGAGGCTTGCTGCCTTACTCTGGGCTGATGGTGTTATCGCCAGAGCGCTTATCGCGCATCGATCCTGAGTTAGCTGTCACCGCCAGTATTCCCATTGTGGCGACATTAAGGGCACAGAGCCCGAGCAAGGCAGTGGAAGAGCGAGGCTTACTCAGCCGTAGCCTGTTACCTGTGCCCGATGCCGAGGGTAAAGTGGCCTGGTATCTCGACGGTGGTATTTTATTTAACCGTGATACTCGGATAGTCGATCATATTCGTGATCTGGTGTATGACAAGGGGACGCTGCCCGAGCGTTCGATAGGCACTGTCACCATTTTCTTAGATAATATTCGCATCTCAACCAACGTACCCTTGCACTTTTATCCAAAGGGGACCGAGACCCAGGGGCGCGCGTTGGGGAGTTTAGTGTCTGAGGAAGTGCGTGAGAAAGTGTTAGCTCAGGGCGACTTATGGGTCGATAGAGCGTTTGTGTTTAATGATTGGTTTATCTCTGCCTATGCGCCCTTAGAGGATATTCGAGGGCAGCGGGTAGGTATGATCTACACTGGGTTTTCTGAGTCGCCTTTTATCCACAATTATCTCCTTAATATTATTGAGTTAGGTACGATTTTGATGTTAGTGCTGCTGGTATCTGGCCTGTTAGTTTACCGCGGTGCTTACAGTCTGCTGCAACCGATAGAACGTATTCACCACGTGGTGCAAGCGGTGCAGTCTGGCCGTAATATTCGTATTGGCGCCCTAGGGCTCGATAGGGATAACGAGCTCTCTAATTTAGCGGAGCAGTTTGACAGCATGCTTGACCTGTT from Shewanella putrefaciens includes these protein-coding regions:
- a CDS encoding sensor histidine kinase, producing MSFFTHFFGVSWQQMQAKVRYRILILTLLPILLTLVSLVFITIYWNISYTGKQLFMKVKADLAVAENTLQQVQVRQEKQLERVMTSWTFQNDFRPILGGALAHRASIDAFLQEQKMLLNLDYLRLVSVDEAAADPDLRLILPKMGGLLPYSGLMVLSPERLSRIDPELAVTASIPIVATLRAQSPSKAVEERGLLSRSLLPVPDAEGKVAWYLDGGILFNRDTRIVDHIRDLVYDKGTLPERSIGTVTIFLDNIRISTNVPLHFYPKGTETQGRALGSLVSEEVREKVLAQGDLWVDRAFVFNDWFISAYAPLEDIRGQRVGMIYTGFSESPFIHNYLLNIIELGTILMLVLLVSGLLVYRGAYSLLQPIERIHHVVQAVQSGRNIRIGALGLDRDNELSNLAEQFDSMLDLLQRRNAQIQAAAEQLEMKVEERTRSLQDKTLELQRNVALLNETRQQLVTNEKLTALGELTAGIAHEINNPTAVILGNMELLRYELGDNAEVVKEEIDLVIQQVGRISTIIRSLLQYSRPGEFNAPLEMHPITPIIEEMLVLVRHSIQKQEVVLITELNATCPVQVNRPQLLQVLINLVVNAAHAMDGKGRIWVRTYDWLQQDMPIGVKIEVEDEGSGIAPEQLGRIFDPFYTTRKDGTGLGLSLSYGIIKRIGGTIEVSSILGKGSIFTIGLYHEAKEEQQNNPYEGLHFSGGSTEI
- a CDS encoding substrate-binding domain-containing protein, whose translation is MLNMKSHMKSLLSLVIAASMLTVLPAQSAEVIKLATTTSTENSGLLKELLPKFESESGYKVQVIATGTGKALKLGEQGDVDLVMTHAPSAEAKFVADGFGVEPRGIMENDFVVLGPKNDPAKLRDSKTAEEAFTKIAKSGLPFVSRGDNSGTHIKELEVWKAAGVTPDFKGYTSVGQGMGKTLLMANELQGYTLADRGTFVAYKTKLDLGVDFDGGKTLANPYQVILISPAKYPDLNHKGAKAFSDWLISKEGQSMINNFKVEGEQLFKATYSE
- a CDS encoding sigma-54-dependent transcriptional regulator is translated as MLELLAIESKCPEVITMSQIDNNLKPLPSAVSVLIVDDEPGMRSFLNKALSKKFALVETAGSIEDAEQLRSRCHFDLLIVDIRLPGRSGIEWHEALDEQGRRSDIIFMTGYADMEVAITALRAGASDFIMKPFHLEQMMSAVDRCIERRLLKRENLMLRREVSIGYSSTIIGSSEAMKSVKHIIERVAPTNAVVLIQGESGTGKELVARQLHLLSGRQGPFVPVNCGSIAPELLESELFGHTAGAFTGAKGNREGLFSFASGGTIFLDEIGEMPLKMQTALLRVLEQKAIRPVGSEKEVNIDVRVIAATNRTLVEEVEAGNFRRDLYYRLNVLDILIPPLRERPEDVVELTHHFTRQLAADLGVREVVWSHEDMVKLQQHEWPGNIRELRNMIERCILLGKPPAEYWKQQIKSESLSSQGYPLDWPLKEVEKHHVTSVVDLHSGNKSAAARDLGVSRKTLDRKYKEWFDFSGEQES